One window from the genome of Buchnera aphidicola (Neophyllaphis podocarpi) encodes:
- the mrcB gene encoding penicillin-binding protein 1B yields the protein MSRLYKILIFFLIKILFIIFIFIFYGLFLYNKIHNFIDGKIWNLPSYIYSRTIEFTVGSAFSKEKVISILECNYYHQSINLTHPGEFVIHKDSIDLIRRSFNFPNQFENKIYARIIFQGNWIIKIKNLYDDTNIKLLKLDPKLIGLLNFNNNHQRLFFPISEFPSVLINMLLATEDKNFYTHDGISFYSILRAFIVNIYAGKTIQGGSTLTQQLVKNFFLSHEKSFLRKLNEVYMAVIMEFCYSKNRILELYLNEVYMGQVNNNELHGLPLASIYYFGSYINELNIDQYALLVAMVKGASLYSPWNNITLSLQRRNLVLFLALKNKVINQFVYNKNVLLPINVYYKNDVIKPAPSFIQLVKYELLYKLKYSIEYLNGLKIFTTFDPLSQYNAEKAVKNVIPLLNKKQNLSDLETAMVIVNKFTGAVNGILGGSNPEFAGYNRALQARRSIGSLAKPVIYLTALSEPYKYGLNTLLKDEPLEIKLDNFNIWKPLNNDCKFSKQIILLDALSYSVNIPTVNLSISLGFKKLIKSWILLGISKKHLNYFPSASLGAINLTPFEISQVFQTIANKGKKSILFSIDCIMNNNQKIIYSHVYKYNQVISPQASYLILYAMQQVVANGTARSLNNLFPNFGIAAKTGTTSNLVDSWFAGINFDQVVLTWIGRDNNKTTKLYGASGAMKIYSSYLNGIYPLPLILIPPKNIQMFFVDRLGHIICVRNHSKNRILPIWLFNLNKYCKIKNSDIFDSIHTKKFNFFKFLFK from the coding sequence TAGATTATATAAGATACTAATATTTTTTTTAATAAAGATACTATTTATAATATTTATATTTATATTTTACGGTTTATTTTTATATAATAAAATACATAATTTTATTGATGGTAAAATCTGGAATTTACCATCATATATTTATAGTCGTACTATAGAATTTACTGTAGGTTCTGCTTTTAGCAAAGAGAAAGTAATTTCAATTTTAGAGTGTAATTATTATCACCAATCTATTAATTTAACACATCCAGGGGAATTTGTTATTCATAAAGATAGCATAGATTTAATTAGACGTTCATTTAATTTTCCAAATCAATTTGAAAATAAAATTTATGCACGTATTATTTTTCAAGGCAATTGGATTATTAAAATCAAAAATTTATATGATGATACTAATATAAAATTATTAAAACTAGATCCTAAATTGATAGGGTTATTAAATTTCAATAATAATCATCAACGTTTATTTTTTCCTATTTCTGAATTTCCTAGTGTTTTAATTAATATGTTATTAGCTACAGAAGATAAAAATTTTTATACTCATGATGGTATTAGTTTTTATTCTATTTTGAGAGCTTTCATAGTAAATATTTATGCTGGAAAAACTATACAAGGAGGCAGTACTTTAACTCAACAATTAGTCAAGAATTTTTTTTTATCGCATGAAAAATCTTTTTTACGAAAATTAAATGAAGTGTATATGGCTGTTATTATGGAATTTTGTTATAGTAAGAATCGTATTTTAGAACTTTATCTTAATGAAGTTTATATGGGTCAAGTCAATAATAATGAATTGCATGGTTTACCTTTAGCTAGTATTTATTATTTTGGTTCTTATATAAATGAATTAAATATTGATCAATATGCTTTATTAGTTGCTATGGTAAAAGGAGCTTCTTTGTATAGCCCGTGGAATAATATTACTTTATCTTTACAGAGAAGAAATTTAGTTCTTTTTTTAGCATTAAAAAATAAAGTAATTAATCAATTTGTTTATAATAAAAATGTTTTATTGCCTATTAATGTTTATTATAAAAATGATGTAATCAAACCAGCACCGTCCTTTATTCAATTAGTTAAGTATGAATTATTATATAAATTAAAATATTCAATTGAATACTTAAATGGATTAAAAATTTTTACTACTTTTGATCCTTTATCACAGTATAATGCAGAAAAAGCTGTTAAAAATGTTATACCTTTATTGAATAAAAAACAAAATTTGTCAGATTTAGAAACTGCAATGGTTATTGTAAATAAATTTACTGGTGCTGTTAATGGTATCTTGGGAGGATCTAATCCAGAATTTGCGGGATATAATAGAGCTTTACAAGCCAGACGTTCTATAGGTTCTTTGGCTAAACCTGTAATTTATTTAACCGCATTATCTGAACCATATAAGTATGGTTTAAATACTTTACTTAAAGACGAACCATTAGAAATAAAATTAGATAATTTTAATATTTGGAAACCTTTAAATAATGATTGTAAATTTAGTAAACAGATAATTTTACTAGATGCTTTATCTTATTCTGTAAATATACCTACTGTTAATTTAAGTATTTCTTTAGGTTTTAAAAAACTTATAAAATCATGGATTTTACTAGGTATTTCGAAAAAACATTTGAACTATTTTCCTTCTGCTTCTTTAGGAGCTATTAATCTAACTCCATTTGAGATTTCACAGGTTTTTCAAACTATTGCAAATAAAGGTAAAAAATCTATTTTATTCTCTATTGATTGTATAATGAATAATAATCAAAAAATAATTTACAGTCATGTATATAAATATAATCAAGTTATTTCTCCTCAGGCATCTTATTTAATTTTATATGCTATGCAGCAGGTTGTTGCTAATGGTACTGCTCGTAGCTTAAATAATCTATTTCCTAATTTTGGTATAGCAGCAAAAACAGGTACAACAAGTAATTTAGTAGATAGTTGGTTTGCTGGAATTAATTTTGATCAAGTAGTCTTAACTTGGATAGGTAGAGATAATAATAAAACTACTAAGCTTTATGGAGCTTCTGGTGCAATGAAAATTTATTCTAGTTATTTAAATGGAATATATCCTTTGCCTTTAATTCTAATTCCTCCTAAGAATATTCAAATGTTTTTTGTAGATAGATTAGGGCATATTATTTGTGTAAGAAATCATTCTAAAAACAGAATTTTACCTATTTGGCTATTTAACTTGAATAAATATTGTAAAATTAAAAATAGTGATATTTTTGATAGCATACATACAAAAAAATTTAATTTTTTTAAATTTTTGTTTAAATAA
- a CDS encoding 5'-methylthioadenosine/adenosylhomocysteine nucleosidase has product MRIGIIGALKEEHTFLLDRIKKLKKIKKNDIYIYTGQLKKTKIFIIISGIGKVSASIATMKIIEIFNPDIIINTGSAGSLIDSLNIGDIVIPNKVSYFDVNLTNFKYKIGQIPRCPQFFVINKLLHKISIQSAIKAKYKFTSGLIVSGDYFIRNKTQKKNIKSNFIDAVAVEMESAAISHVCYIFKIPLIIIKSISDKSNKNSTKNFKKFVSLVSIKTCKIIELIINFIINNKLFIKTKI; this is encoded by the coding sequence ATGAGAATAGGAATAATAGGTGCTCTTAAAGAAGAGCATACTTTTTTATTGGATAGAATAAAAAAATTAAAAAAAATTAAAAAAAACGATATATATATATATACTGGACAACTAAAAAAAACAAAAATATTTATAATAATTTCAGGAATAGGTAAAGTATCAGCATCAATAGCAACCATGAAAATTATAGAAATATTCAATCCAGATATTATAATAAATACCGGATCAGCTGGAAGTTTAATTGATTCATTAAATATAGGAGATATTGTCATTCCTAATAAAGTATCATATTTTGATGTAAACTTAACAAATTTTAAATATAAAATAGGACAAATTCCTAGATGCCCTCAATTTTTTGTAATCAATAAATTATTACATAAAATATCAATACAATCTGCAATTAAAGCAAAATATAAATTTACTTCAGGATTAATTGTTAGCGGAGATTATTTCATAAGAAACAAAACTCAGAAAAAAAATATAAAATCAAACTTTATTGATGCAGTAGCAGTAGAAATGGAAAGTGCTGCAATAAGTCATGTATGTTATATATTTAAAATACCTTTAATTATTATAAAATCTATATCAGATAAATCAAATAAAAATTCTACAAAAAATTTTAAAAAGTTTGTTTCTTTAGTATCAATTAAAACATGTAAAATTATTGAATTAATAATTAATTTTATTATTAATAATAAATTATTTATAAAAACTAAAATTTAA
- the erpA gene encoding iron-sulfur cluster insertion protein ErpA, translated as MKNEIKLFLTKTAIKKIKHILKNQKNTKLKLRIYINGGGCSGFKYGFKLDDKIDNDDILITQSNIIIIIDHISLQYLTGSSLDYLENVYGSKFTISNPNAKTTCSCGESFGI; from the coding sequence ATGAAAAATGAAATTAAATTATTTTTAACAAAAACAGCAATAAAAAAAATAAAACATATACTTAAAAATCAGAAAAACACAAAACTTAAACTAAGAATTTATATTAACGGAGGAGGTTGTAGTGGTTTTAAATATGGTTTTAAATTAGATGATAAAATTGATAATGATGATATTTTAATAACACAATCAAATATAATTATTATAATTGATCATATAAGTCTTCAATATCTAACAGGTAGTTCATTAGATTATTTGGAGAATGTTTATGGATCAAAATTTACAATATCAAATCCAAATGCTAAAACTACTTGTAGCTGCGGTGAATCTTTTGGTATTTGA
- the coaE gene encoding dephospho-CoA kinase (Dephospho-CoA kinase (CoaE) performs the final step in coenzyme A biosynthesis.), with protein MTFIVAMTGGICSGKTTISNEFKKIGIDVIDSDIENKKILHYNKKVKKIINKKLGLKQNKEINFNLLKKFFLSSINNKKWLESILHPLVNKKITEKIKKVKKNWCLWVTPLLIEKKLYKKVDRILVIDIDPKIQINRIIKRDKENIKNIKKIISYQITREKRNSFANDIIINNGDIRKIKSIIHQLNKKYINLSFIKKMK; from the coding sequence ATGACTTTTATTGTAGCAATGACAGGAGGAATATGTTCTGGAAAAACAACAATATCAAACGAATTCAAAAAAATAGGAATAGACGTTATTGATTCTGATATTGAAAATAAAAAAATCTTACATTATAATAAAAAAGTAAAAAAAATAATAAATAAAAAACTTGGCTTAAAACAAAATAAAGAAATCAATTTCAATTTACTAAAAAAATTTTTTTTATCTTCGATAAATAATAAAAAATGGTTAGAAAGTATTTTGCATCCATTAGTAAATAAAAAAATCACAGAAAAAATTAAAAAGGTAAAAAAAAACTGGTGTTTATGGGTAACACCTTTATTAATAGAAAAAAAATTATACAAAAAAGTAGATAGAATATTAGTAATAGATATAGATCCAAAAATTCAAATTAATAGAATTATTAAAAGAGATAAAGAAAATATTAAAAATATTAAAAAAATTATATCCTATCAAATAACTAGAGAAAAAAGAAATTCTTTTGCAAATGATATTATAATAAACAACGGAGATATTAGAAAAATAAAATCAATAATACATCAACTTAATAAAAAATATATAAATTTATCTTTTATTAAAAAAATGAAATAA
- the aceE gene encoding pyruvate dehydrogenase (acetyl-transferring), homodimeric type: MSEFLYNDVDPIETNDWLQAIDSVIREEGIERANFIIKKLLHKINIKKKLLYPVLGISNYINTIPNSEEPKYPGNLFIERKIRSIIRWNAIAMVLKASNKDLDLGGHLSSFQSSATIYEVCFNHFFRAHNKYDGGDLVYFQGHISPGIYSRAFLEGRLSEDQINNFRQEVDGNGLPSYPHPKLLPNFWQFPTVSMGLGPVCAIYQAKFLKYLNNRSLKDTSKQTVYAFLGDGEMDEPESKGAISIASREQLDNLIFIINCNLQRLDGPVIGNGKIINELESIFLGAGWEVIKVIWGDKWDSLLAKDSSGKLIQLMNETLDGDYQNLKSKDGKYVRKNFFGKYKETLNLVKDMTDDEIWKLNRGGHDPKKIYAAISKAKQVINKPTLILVHTIKGYGLGKIAEGKNTAHQLKKINTKDIYNIINRFDINKKDIDVKNINFISLKKNSEEYNYLHNQRNKLCGYIPYRLSNFSKKLILPSLDDFNSLLIEQKRHISTTIAFIRVLNIILRNEFIKNLIVPIIADEARTFGMEGLFRKIGIYNFNGQKYTPQDKEQLAYYKEEKNGQILQEGINELGAAASWLAAATSYSTNNFPMIPFYIYYSMFGFQRTGDLFWAAGDQQARGFLIGATSGRTTLNGEGLQHEDGHSHIYSLTIPNCISYDPAYAYEFAVIINYGLSKMYGTSPENVYFYITTTNENYYMPEMPKNSIEGICKGMYKLKRITNNNSFINIQLMGSGAILRHVLIASKILLKDYNISSDIYSVTSFTELARDGYDCDRWNMLHLDQKPKVPYVSQIMNNSPAIAATDYMKLFAEQIRNYIPSNSYKVLGTDGFGRSDSRKKLRNYFEIDASYIVVSALFQLFKNNNIEKHVVSKAIKKFNIDINKINPRLA, translated from the coding sequence ATGTCAGAATTTTTATATAATGACGTAGATCCAATTGAAACTAATGATTGGTTACAAGCAATAGATTCTGTGATCAGAGAAGAAGGTATTGAAAGAGCTAATTTTATAATAAAAAAACTATTACATAAAATTAATATAAAAAAAAAACTCTTATATCCAGTTTTAGGAATTAGTAATTATATAAATACTATACCTAATTCTGAAGAACCTAAATATCCTGGAAATCTATTTATAGAAAGAAAAATACGTTCTATAATAAGATGGAATGCTATAGCTATGGTATTAAAAGCTTCCAATAAGGATTTAGATTTAGGAGGTCATTTGTCTTCTTTTCAATCTTCTGCAACCATTTATGAAGTATGTTTCAATCATTTTTTTCGTGCTCATAATAAATATGATGGAGGAGATTTAGTTTATTTTCAAGGTCATATATCTCCCGGAATATATTCTAGAGCATTTTTAGAAGGTAGGTTATCAGAAGATCAAATAAACAATTTTAGACAAGAAGTTGATGGTAATGGATTGCCTTCTTATCCTCATCCTAAGTTATTACCAAATTTTTGGCAATTTCCTACAGTATCTATGGGTCTTGGTCCTGTTTGTGCTATATATCAAGCTAAATTTTTAAAATATTTAAATAACAGGTCTTTAAAAGATACTAGCAAACAAACTGTTTATGCTTTTTTAGGAGATGGTGAAATGGATGAACCTGAATCAAAAGGTGCCATTTCTATTGCTTCTAGAGAACAATTAGATAATTTAATTTTTATTATTAATTGTAATTTACAGAGATTAGATGGTCCAGTTATTGGTAATGGTAAGATTATTAATGAATTAGAAAGTATTTTTTTGGGTGCAGGATGGGAAGTTATTAAAGTAATATGGGGTGATAAATGGGATAGCTTGTTAGCTAAGGATTCTAGTGGAAAATTAATTCAATTAATGAATGAAACTTTAGATGGTGATTATCAAAATTTAAAATCTAAAGATGGAAAATATGTTAGAAAAAATTTTTTTGGAAAGTATAAAGAAACATTAAATTTAGTAAAAGATATGACTGATGATGAAATTTGGAAATTAAATAGAGGTGGTCATGATCCAAAAAAAATTTATGCTGCAATTAGTAAAGCAAAACAAGTTATTAATAAGCCAACATTAATATTAGTACATACTATAAAAGGTTATGGTTTAGGTAAAATTGCAGAAGGTAAGAATACTGCTCATCAACTAAAAAAAATAAATACAAAAGATATATATAATATAATTAATCGTTTTGATATAAATAAAAAAGATATTGATGTTAAAAATATTAACTTTATTTCTTTAAAGAAAAATTCTGAAGAATATAATTATCTACATAATCAGCGTAATAAACTTTGTGGTTATATTCCATATAGATTGTCTAATTTTAGCAAGAAATTAATTCTTCCTTCTTTAGATGATTTTAATTCTTTATTAATAGAACAAAAAAGACATATTTCAACTACCATAGCTTTTATTAGAGTTCTAAATATAATTTTAAGAAATGAATTTATTAAAAATTTGATAGTTCCAATTATTGCTGATGAAGCTCGTACTTTTGGTATGGAAGGTTTATTTCGAAAAATAGGAATTTATAATTTTAATGGTCAAAAATATACTCCTCAAGATAAAGAACAATTAGCATATTATAAAGAAGAAAAAAATGGTCAAATTTTACAAGAAGGTATAAATGAATTAGGTGCTGCTGCATCTTGGTTAGCAGCTGCAACTTCTTATAGTACTAATAATTTTCCTATGATTCCATTTTATATATATTATTCTATGTTTGGTTTTCAAAGAACAGGAGATTTATTTTGGGCAGCTGGCGATCAACAAGCTAGAGGATTTTTAATAGGTGCTACTTCAGGAAGAACTACATTAAATGGAGAAGGTTTACAACATGAAGACGGTCATAGTCATATATATTCTTTGACAATTCCAAATTGTATTTCTTATGATCCTGCTTATGCTTATGAATTTGCTGTTATTATAAATTACGGTTTATCTAAAATGTATGGTACTTCTCCAGAAAATGTTTATTTTTATATAACTACTACGAATGAAAATTATTATATGCCCGAAATGCCTAAAAATTCTATAGAAGGAATATGCAAAGGTATGTATAAATTAAAAAGGATAACAAACAATAATAGTTTTATCAATATTCAATTAATGGGATCAGGTGCAATTTTGCGACATGTACTTATAGCTAGTAAAATTTTATTAAAAGATTATAATATTAGTTCTGACATATACAGTGTTACTTCATTCACTGAACTAGCTAGAGATGGTTATGATTGTGATAGATGGAATATGTTGCATTTAGATCAAAAACCAAAAGTTCCTTATGTATCTCAAATTATGAATAACTCTCCAGCTATTGCCGCAACTGATTATATGAAGTTATTTGCTGAACAAATAAGAAATTATATTCCTTCTAATTCATATAAAGTTTTAGGTACTGATGGTTTTGGTCGCTCCGACAGTAGAAAAAAATTACGTAATTATTTTGAAATAGATGCTTCTTATATTGTAGTTTCTGCTTTATTTCAGTTGTTTAAAAACAATAATATAGAAAAACATGTAGTTTCTAAAGCAATTAAAAAATTTAATATTGATATTAATAAGATAAACCCTAGATTAGCATAG
- the lpdA gene encoding dihydrolipoyl dehydrogenase, protein MNIIKNNTEVVVIGGGPAGYSAAFRCSDLGIKTIIVEKYSDLGGSCLNVGCVPSKYLLHVSKIIKDSNELVEYGFNISNENFNIDIVKNRKNNIIKNFNSGLLNMSKKRNIRIINGIAEFIDDNTIIVKNDAQTNYINFNNAIIASGSKSIKLPIFEYEKHYIWNSSDALSLPFIPKKLLIVGGGIIGLEMATVYHYLGSKIDIIDNSDKLLPMIDRDIINTYYKMTKKDFSFMLGSNISNIEYRNNTVIVNLIDKNNIQKKYTYDAVLIAVGRYPCTELLNISKIDIKCNSSGYINIDNQMRTNINNIYAIGDVTGQPMFAHKGIHQGHIVAEVIAGYKHYYDPKIIPSIAYTIPEISWVGINEIEANNLGIEYDSVLFPWNYSSKAIIENSSFGITKLIFNKKTNKIIGGSIIGHNAGELISEISLAIEMNCDVDDIALTIHAHPTLYETIGLASQIYNGSITDLPNHKFKTI, encoded by the coding sequence ATGAATATTATAAAAAATAATACTGAAGTAGTTGTGATAGGTGGTGGTCCTGCTGGTTATTCTGCTGCATTTAGATGTTCTGATTTAGGTATAAAAACTATTATTGTTGAAAAATATTCTGATTTAGGAGGATCATGCTTGAATGTAGGGTGTGTTCCTTCAAAATATTTATTACATGTATCTAAAATTATTAAAGATTCTAATGAATTAGTTGAATATGGTTTTAATATTTCTAATGAAAATTTTAATATTGATATAGTTAAAAATCGCAAAAATAATATAATAAAAAATTTTAATTCTGGTTTATTGAATATGTCTAAAAAAAGGAATATCAGAATTATTAATGGAATAGCTGAATTTATAGATGATAATACAATTATTGTAAAAAATGATGCTCAAACTAATTATATAAATTTTAATAATGCTATTATTGCATCTGGTTCTAAATCTATAAAGTTACCTATCTTTGAATATGAAAAACATTATATATGGAATTCTTCGGATGCTCTTTCATTACCTTTCATACCTAAAAAATTATTAATTGTAGGTGGAGGTATAATAGGTTTAGAAATGGCTACTGTTTATCATTATTTAGGTTCTAAAATAGACATTATTGATAATTCAGATAAATTGCTTCCTATGATAGATCGAGATATAATTAATACTTATTATAAAATGACAAAAAAAGATTTTTCTTTTATGTTAGGAAGTAATATTTCTAATATAGAATATCGAAATAATACAGTTATAGTTAATTTAATAGATAAAAATAATATACAAAAAAAATATACTTATGATGCTGTACTTATTGCTGTAGGAAGGTATCCTTGCACAGAATTACTAAATATATCTAAGATTGATATTAAATGTAATTCTTCTGGTTATATTAATATAGATAATCAAATGCGTACTAATATAAATAATATATATGCTATAGGAGATGTTACAGGTCAACCAATGTTTGCACATAAAGGAATTCATCAAGGGCATATTGTTGCAGAAGTTATAGCTGGATATAAACATTATTATGATCCTAAAATTATACCTTCAATAGCATATACTATTCCTGAAATATCATGGGTAGGAATTAATGAAATAGAAGCTAATAATCTTGGTATAGAGTATGATTCAGTTCTATTTCCGTGGAATTATTCTAGCAAAGCTATTATTGAGAATTCTTCTTTTGGTATTACAAAATTGATTTTTAACAAAAAAACTAATAAAATTATTGGTGGTAGTATAATTGGTCATAATGCAGGAGAATTGATTTCAGAAATTAGTCTTGCTATTGAAATGAATTGTGATGTAGATGATATTGCACTTACAATACATGCTCATCCTACTTTGTATGAAACAATAGGATTAGCATCTCAGATTTATAACGGGTCTATAACTGATTTACCAAATCATAAATTTAAGACTATTTAA
- a CDS encoding 2-oxo acid dehydrogenase subunit E2, whose product MDIKIFVPDIGTNNVEITDILVKIGDYVKKEQGLIVVEGDKTSMEIPSSHDGIVKSIMLKIGDFVKTNSEILILNMKDKPLKITTNFSDEKKTKDNFLFHASPLIRRLARKNNIDLKIIKGSGRKNRILKEDIIAYQDSIKNSYSNHKNKLENYSSTINSNDLYLSDKNKILHLKKIKISAGINLFNSWNSIPHVTQFHEIDITKIERIRKKFNSNNFLNDSKITLLSFLIKALVLSIKKFPLFNSSLSLDKKSIILKKNINIGIVVNTDDGLLIPVIKQNNIKSIIDLALRIKKLANKARSNNLSVNDLNEGTFTVSNLGSISSNYFTPIINLPQVAILGISKSFIKPVWKKRNFVPKLVLPVSLSYDHRVIDGVYASNFLSFISGIISDVSFLIF is encoded by the coding sequence ATGGATATAAAAATTTTTGTTCCTGATATTGGTACAAACAATGTCGAAATTACTGATATTTTAGTTAAAATTGGAGATTATGTTAAAAAAGAACAAGGTTTAATTGTTGTTGAAGGTGATAAAACATCTATGGAAATACCTTCTTCACATGATGGAATTGTAAAAAGTATAATGCTAAAAATCGGTGATTTTGTTAAAACTAATTCTGAAATATTAATTTTGAATATGAAAGATAAACCGCTCAAAATTACAACAAATTTTTCAGATGAAAAAAAAACAAAAGATAATTTTTTATTTCATGCTTCTCCTTTAATAAGACGTTTAGCTAGAAAAAATAATATAGATTTAAAAATCATTAAAGGTAGCGGAAGGAAAAATCGTATTTTAAAAGAAGATATTATTGCATATCAAGATAGTATTAAAAATTCTTATTCTAACCATAAAAATAAATTAGAAAATTATAGTTCTACGATTAATAGTAATGACCTTTATTTATCGGATAAAAATAAAATATTGCATTTAAAAAAAATTAAAATTTCTGCTGGTATTAATTTATTTAATAGTTGGAATTCTATTCCTCATGTTACTCAGTTTCACGAAATAGATATTACTAAAATTGAAAGAATTAGGAAAAAGTTTAATTCAAATAATTTTTTAAATGATAGTAAAATAACTTTGCTTTCTTTTTTAATTAAAGCATTAGTTTTATCGATTAAAAAATTTCCTTTATTTAATAGTTCTCTTTCTTTAGATAAAAAAAGCATCATTTTAAAAAAAAATATCAATATTGGAATCGTAGTAAATACTGATGATGGTTTATTAATTCCTGTTATAAAGCAAAATAATATCAAAAGTATAATTGATTTAGCTTTAAGAATAAAAAAACTAGCAAATAAAGCTCGCTCAAATAATTTATCTGTCAACGATTTAAACGAAGGTACGTTTACAGTATCTAATTTAGGTAGTATTAGTAGTAATTATTTTACACCTATTATTAATTTACCTCAGGTTGCTATTTTGGGTATATCTAAATCTTTTATAAAACCTGTTTGGAAAAAAAGAAATTTTGTTCCTAAATTGGTGCTCCCTGTTTCTTTATCTTATGATCATCGTGTTATTGATGGCGTTTATGCATCTAATTTTTTATCATTTATTTCTGGTATAATTTCAGATGTTAGTTTTTTGATTTTTTAA
- a CDS encoding GMP reductase, producing MRIEEDIKLGFKDVLIRPKRSLLKSRSQVELSRNFIFKYAKYSWSGIPIIASNMDTIGTFNMARVLSSFNLLTAINKYYSIKEWYIFIKKTSHKILNNIIVSTGISHDDFMKIKKIFSLSKDLNYLCIDVANGYSEHFVSFVNKVRDHFPDKIICAGNVVTGEMVEELILSGADIVKVGIGPGSVCTTRIKTGIGYPQLSAIIECADAAHGLKGQIISDGGCSVTGDIAKAFGGGSDFVMLGGMLAGHYECNGKIITTNNGKKFMLFYGMSSESAMNIHVGGVASYRSVEGKTVKLPFKGSVENTIYDILGGLRSTCTYVGAGNLKELTKRTTFIRVNEQENLVFDNKKDF from the coding sequence ATGCGTATTGAAGAAGATATTAAATTAGGATTTAAAGATGTATTAATTAGGCCTAAACGTTCTCTGCTCAAAAGTAGATCACAAGTAGAATTATCTCGTAATTTCATTTTCAAATATGCTAAATATTCTTGGTCAGGAATTCCTATTATAGCTTCTAATATGGATACTATAGGAACATTTAATATGGCTAGGGTTTTATCCTCTTTTAATTTATTAACTGCTATAAATAAATATTACTCTATAAAAGAATGGTATATTTTTATAAAAAAAACATCTCATAAAATATTAAATAATATTATTGTATCTACAGGAATATCTCATGATGATTTTATGAAAATTAAAAAAATTTTCTCTTTATCTAAAGATTTAAATTATTTATGTATTGATGTTGCTAACGGATATTCTGAGCATTTTGTTTCTTTTGTTAATAAAGTTAGAGATCATTTTCCTGATAAGATTATATGTGCTGGTAATGTTGTTACAGGAGAAATGGTTGAAGAATTAATATTATCTGGAGCTGATATTGTTAAAGTAGGCATTGGTCCTGGTTCTGTATGCACTACTAGAATTAAAACTGGAATAGGTTATCCTCAACTTTCGGCTATAATAGAATGTGCTGATGCAGCTCATGGATTAAAAGGACAAATTATTAGCGATGGTGGATGTTCTGTTACTGGTGATATAGCAAAAGCATTTGGCGGTGGTTCTGATTTTGTTATGCTTGGCGGTATGCTAGCTGGTCATTATGAATGCAATGGAAAAATTATTACTACAAATAATGGAAAAAAATTTATGTTATTTTATGGTATGAGTTCAGAATCTGCTATGAATATACATGTTGGAGGTGTTGCTAGCTATAGATCTGTAGAAGGTAAAACTGTTAAATTACCTTTTAAAGGTAGTGTTGAAAATACTATTTATGATATCTTGGGAGGTTTAAGATCAACTTGTACTTATGTTGGAGCTGGAAATTTAAAAGAACTAACTAAAAGAACTACTTTTATTCGTGTAAATGAACAAGAAAATTTAGTTTTTGATAACAAAAAAGATTTTTAG